One window of the Zea mays cultivar B73 chromosome 3, Zm-B73-REFERENCE-NAM-5.0, whole genome shotgun sequence genome contains the following:
- the LOC100274116 gene encoding protein TONNEAU 1a isoform X1 — MDDYAREMMELKTLVTRTLEKKGVLAKIRAELRASVFEAIEEEDRVENDDGGNPALLGSCNDRAKQLHASPSGRLLTALVCEYLEWAQLSHTMKVYLPECNLPKDFWKNELKDFSNKSGAEGSRSAESGPMLLDVLEGYLKYENLSQTRMGGRRMMSSESDPSLNVEHRSMRRAPLSSAGNLPPMGRPISSSQQASDRRGGSSASNTRKDEYNWRYDTTDDISEEVLRASTALESVQLDRKSRNLPTSWR, encoded by the exons ATGGACGACTACGCCCGGGAGATGATGGAGCTCAAGACGCTCGTCACCCGCACCCTCGAGAAGAAGGGCGTCCTCGCCAAGATTAGG GCTGAGCTAAGAGCAAGCGTGTTTGAAGCCATTGAAGAGGAGGATCGGGTGGAGAATGATGATGGAGGGAACCCTGCTTTGCTTGGTAGCTGTAATGACCGAGCTAAGCAACTGCATGCTTCACCTTCAG GTAGGTTACTAACTGCACTTGTATGCGAATACTTGGAGTGGGCGCAACTAAGTCACACAATGAAAGTTTACTTGCCAGAGTGTAACCTG CCCAAGGACTTCTGGAAGAATGAACTGAAAGACTTCTCTAACAAAAGTGGAGCTGAAGGGAGCAGGAGTGCTGAAAGTGGTCCAATGCTTTTAGATGTTCTCGAAGGTTATCTGAAATATGAG AATTTGTCTCAAACAAGGATGGGCGGCAGGAGGATGATGAGTTCAGAATCTGATCCATCACTAAATGTTGAACATCGGAGCATGAGGAGGGCACCATTATCGTCAGCTGGGAACCTGCCTCCTATGGGGAG GCCAATCTCTTCGTCGCAGCAGGCATCAG ATCGCAGAGGGGGATCTTCAGCTTCCAACACAAGGAAAGATGAGTACAACTGGAGATACGATACCACCGATGATATATCTGAAGAGGTGCTACGGGCATCGACTGCTCTAGAAAGTGTTCAGCTAGACCGCAAATCTCGGAATCTGCCAACATCTTGGAGGTAG
- the LOC100274116 gene encoding Protein TONNEAU 1a, translating to MDDYAREMMELKTLVTRTLEKKGVLAKIRAELRASVFEAIEEEDRVENDDGGNPALLGSCNDRAKQLHASPSGRLLTALVCEYLEWAQLSHTMKVYLPECNLPKDFWKNELKDFSNKSGAEGSRSAESGPMLLDVLEGYLKYENLSQTRMGGRRMMSSESDPSLNVEHRSMRRAPLSSAGNLPPMGRPISSSQQASDRRGGSSASNTRKDEYNWRYDTTDDISEEVLRASTALESVQLDRKSRNLPTSWRHSGDGAE from the exons ATGGACGACTACGCCCGGGAGATGATGGAGCTCAAGACGCTCGTCACCCGCACCCTCGAGAAGAAGGGCGTCCTCGCCAAGATTAGG GCTGAGCTAAGAGCAAGCGTGTTTGAAGCCATTGAAGAGGAGGATCGGGTGGAGAATGATGATGGAGGGAACCCTGCTTTGCTTGGTAGCTGTAATGACCGAGCTAAGCAACTGCATGCTTCACCTTCAG GTAGGTTACTAACTGCACTTGTATGCGAATACTTGGAGTGGGCGCAACTAAGTCACACAATGAAAGTTTACTTGCCAGAGTGTAACCTG CCCAAGGACTTCTGGAAGAATGAACTGAAAGACTTCTCTAACAAAAGTGGAGCTGAAGGGAGCAGGAGTGCTGAAAGTGGTCCAATGCTTTTAGATGTTCTCGAAGGTTATCTGAAATATGAG AATTTGTCTCAAACAAGGATGGGCGGCAGGAGGATGATGAGTTCAGAATCTGATCCATCACTAAATGTTGAACATCGGAGCATGAGGAGGGCACCATTATCGTCAGCTGGGAACCTGCCTCCTATGGGGAG GCCAATCTCTTCGTCGCAGCAGGCATCAG ATCGCAGAGGGGGATCTTCAGCTTCCAACACAAGGAAAGATGAGTACAACTGGAGATACGATACCACCGATGATATATCTGAAGAGGTGCTACGGGCATCGACTGCTCTAGAAAGTGTTCAGCTAGACCGCAAATCTCGGAATCTGCCAACATCTTGGAG GCATTCAGGGGATGGCGCCGAGTAA